Genomic DNA from Caloenas nicobarica isolate bCalNic1 chromosome 18, bCalNic1.hap1, whole genome shotgun sequence:
ggaaggcaaagaaaggaGGGCACGTGACAGCGTCTTGAGGGCGGGGACCTGTCTGGATCACGTGGGCTGAGGAGGGGCAGGGGCGTGAGCCTATCAcgcccggggggggcggggcaaGGGAGGGTATCACGTGGCCAGCACGCACGTGTTCCGGttccggcggcggcggcccggtGGGGAGCGATGGGGGTCGTGGCGGAGGCGCCTCGGATGGGCCCGGCAGCGGCCGGAGCGACGCCGAAGAAGAAAACGAAGAAAATAACGAAGAAAATAACGAAGAAAACAACGAAGAAAATAACGAAGAAAACTATGAAGCAAATAACGAAGAAAACTATGAAGCAGCTCCAGCCgcgggcggaggcggcggcggctcaGCAGGCGGCGGAGGAGTCGGCCCGGCGCGCCCGGCACCTCAGCGCCCTGTCCCGCCCGTCGGGTCCGGagcgggagctggaggagctggtgtTCGGGGACAGCCTCAACGTGGAGGAGGACGAGCTGCTGCAGCGCCTGGCCGGCCCCCAGCGGGTAGGGCTGGGCCCCGCGGCCGGTCTTGGGCCCGGGgagcgcggggggcggcgggtcCTGCGGccccgggcaggggctgggagggggttCGGCTCCCGGTCCCCGTCGCTGTGTCTGTCGTCTGCCCGTAACTGGGCTAAACGGgctgtttggttgttttcagCGTGAGGCTGCAGAGAGAAGTCTGCGGAGAGACTCCAGCGATTCGGAAgtagaaaatgaagcaaaaggtgAATTGCTACCTAAAAAACCAGCCTGGGtggatgaagatgatgaagctGAGGAAAAGTAAGTTCAAGTTTGCCCGTGGGAATTATGTGTCACGCTCAAGAGTGACCGTTAAGTGGCTTCAGTTGGAATGATGCTcatgttctgtgtgttttttcccctctagtGTTGATATGACCCATAAGTATAGGAAAGATTTCATGAAAAGTGATGCTGAGAAGGTACTTActaagaaaaagctaaaaagacGACTTGAAGAACAGTGAGTTTCATTAATGTTTTTGTGGCTAACTTTATTAAGATACATTTATGTGACATTCAAAGTCACCTTTTACCTACTGCATTGATTTGTCCTGCTTAAATCTAGTGCTTCTTGCAATActcacagtatttttaaatccaAGATAATATCAAGaatagtaaataaaatatgcattagCATTGCATAGGCTAATTTGTTTAATACCTGGTTTAGTAAACGTGCGCAAATTTCTATTCTAGGGTGTTATGCCAGAAAATTTTTATAGTGATATCTTGCTTTGTAAATAGGATGATAAGAAGATAGTAGCTAAGTATGGTATATAAGAATGAACTCAAATATGAATGTAGTTAGATAGTAAAGCAGAACTTCAGATGTGTTTGTGTATTAGCAGGTGTTGCTCCTAAGAACAGGGCTTTGATGTTTGGTATCAATTTTGCTTTAGATTTACATTCAGGAGATcggcaaaacacagaaagctcagtaaaactttaaaaaacttGCATAGTGTTCTAACAACAAGTAATCTTGCGAAATGGTAACTTTGGCTTGTAAGTACTTAATGCATAGAAGGCAACTACTTTCTCAATAAAGATgatgtttctcttttctcctcttcccccctcACCCTTCTCTCACTAGGTTTCAGCAAGCTATGGGAGGAGTTCCTGCCTGGGCTGATttagaaaacaggaagaaatccAAAGGGCCTGCAAGTGATGGTAAATGATCCCATTACTATTCAAGTAAATGTTTCTATCTTTCCCTATTCAGCTCCTTATAAtgattttttatgttttctcatttcagtaCTGTGATAACATGCTGGATAAGTCACTTTATTCCTTCTTTCAGTGtgctttgatttaatttttttccctaaatttgTGGTGTTTGATGTGTGAGTGTTTGTGTAATTAGTATTTTCAatatgctttgttttaattaggtGAGAGTGATGAAGATAATGATCTGCTGTGCAGGACTGGCAACTTTATATCGAACTCAGAGTCCCTGCCAAGAGGTATTCTGAAGGTAAGGGCAAACCTTATCTTTCCACCTCAGTTTGACCTGTATGCACGCTGTGACCTCTTTGCTATTTGGGCAGTAAAATCATatgaatttcttctttgtttctgtaacTGGAAACTCTAGAGAGTAAACAGTTGGACAAATTGGGTAGTTCACCTCTTGAAAGCATGAAACAATAAATTGAGATGTATGGTTTGACATAAGAATTATATTCTCTGAAGTAGCATCTTGTAGGATTTTAATTTCTGGGAAGGGTGGAATTTTCCCATAACTTTGAGGCTGCTGAAATGGTCTTTGAGAAGTGACAGCCTTAAATGAGAGTTTTACACTGTCTCTTCTACAGGTATTTCAGGTGAGTCAGAATGCAACTGGTTTTACACAGACTTAATTTTGAAGTCAGTAGCAAGGCTGGCTGGCTTATCTTATGTGTGCACTGCTGCATTGAAGCAACTTACTGTGTGTATGTTCTGTTTATGTCATGCTGTCTGAAAGTTCAGCAGAGGGTTTGAGATCTTGGTCTTGTTGGATAAAGAGCAATTAAATTGGCTGTTCATCAGCATAAGCAAAAATGTGCCAattgtgttgtttttaaactgCTTGATCTGTGTTCCAGATGAGCACCTGCTTACCTGCCAATCAGGAACGTTTTGCTAATGGAAAGCTGGTGACTGTGCAGTTTCATCCATCTGCTCAAGTAGTGATGACTGCTGGGCATGATCGATCCGTGTCACTCTTTCAGGTGAAGAATTTCAATCTATGCTATGTAAATGGCCACTAATATggaatcttttttttattaatataccTGATATATACCTGGAAATATACCTGAAATATACACCTGGAATGACAGACTTTCCTCTCTTCCTGTGCACACGGGGGTTGTAATGTCTGTGGTTACAGTGGAACTTGCTTGGTTAAAGGCATCTTGTTGGAAGAAATTTCCATCTGACTTCGTACCAACCCCTTACAGAGCGTAGGCAAACTTAGTTGTATCAGAGTTTTGAGTTGAAgttctgttcttaaaaatatttggttttaagGTTTGCAGTGACGAGGACTaatgagatattttttccttaagttcTTTGTAAAGCCCGTAGTGTGAAGAGCTGTCCACTTTCATTTAACACTGTAATGTTgctgagaaataattttgagGGTGGAGAGACTGtactgcagcaggagctgctcatTGTGGGAcactcctgccctgctcctctgAAAACTAAAGATCATAACTGTATTTACGAACTTTCAACATGGCCCAGCACCAGTGAAATAGTCAAAGACACAAGTCGGATTTGATATTCCCACAGGGGTGCAGGAAAGAAGAATGCAAAGCCAatgtttctgttcagaaaagCACAATAGAGTGATTATTTGAACAGAGCATGGACGAGATGGGGAAGGGGTGTCAAGTAGATCTGGGAGGGCTGGGAGTGCCTGATGTACAGGGTGAGGAGCCAAGATCTGGGTTGTTTGTGGActgggaagagaggaagacATTAATGCTTCAAACTAGTGTTCCTCTTAAAGTCTCTTGACTGGTTGATATGACTTTTCTATCTAAAGGTATTTGGCATGTTCCTTaatatgataatttttttttttttaaggttgaTGGTATAAGGAATCCAAAAATACAGAGCATCTATTTAGAGAGTTTTCCAATCTATAAGGCTTGTTTCAGTGTTGATGGAGAACAAGTTATAGCCACTGGTACCCACcataaaatgttctttgtgtATGACATGATGAGTGGAAGTATCATTCCTATAGAGAAAGTAAGAGGTATGTTTTATAGTGCTTTAAGTGTCTGGACATAGTTGAAGCTGTCCTCGATAAGGATGGCATATgaatttgctttaaaaggaaGTGCAGTAAATTGGTGGTGGTagtatttttaacttgttttcagGGGTATTTACTCAAGTACCTTTAACTTTATTCTGTCTAAActattgaaaattaaattgtcACACATAAACAAGGTTGAGTTGTAGCTTTACTGTGACTGAGCATTatagaaatgaaaagctgaagtgGAGTCAGGTCTTATTCATCGTACCTCTGAGtgttaaggaaaataataaattatgcCAACTCGAAGTTCTTAATCTCTTTTATTTAAAGGTGTGGAGGAAAGATTTCTCAAAAACTTTGAAGTCTCTCCGGATGGATCATTTATGCTACTCACTGGAACTTCAGGTTACCTCCACTTGTTGTCAATGAAGGTAGTTTCTCTTCATGCTTCATTTAGCTTCAGTTTCTTggtatctttttccttttgaatctGCTTGCTTatatttaatctgaaaaaaaaaatctagctttCAGCTGAAACAAAGTATGAGGCATACTGTGACAGCATTCAAAAATGACCTGCTGAATCATCTAACTGGAgctttagaaaattattttgggctatcagagaatttttttcttgactaTACGGTTCTCTTTGGAACTGGTGGAGCTAAGGCCggagttttgtgggtttttaatCTGTCACTGGAAAAAGTCATATCTCAATGTTGTATTTCAGCTGATTGCACGAACACACTGTGCTGGCGGAAGGAATGGCCTCAGAGTGGAAATGGGCATCCGAGGGCAGGAGAATTACAGGGCTGCTTTTTTAGGAGCAGCGCTAGCGCGTGCTGGTGTACCGTGTTCATGAATCATGCCATCTACTGTGATTCATAATGCATACAgaattttttcagttaaatttttaaatgccatATGATGGCAGCTGGATCTGTTTTAAACTTTTACTagcaaaaaatactttttaaggGAAGTTCAGTTCTGTTATATAATGAAGACCCTTTGGTGAGGGAGCAAATGAGTGTTGAGTGAACTACCTGTAGCTGTGCGATAATAAATTGGTCGTGGACTTGTGCCCTGGTCTGTAGGCACTGAAAAGGTTGATGCAGTTCTTTTAATGTCGGTGTAGCTAACTTTGGATTTTTGTGGGACAGGAGAACGGAAACAAATTTTCCTACAGATTTTTTGGCAGAATTATTGTCACCATTGTTGTTCTTCATCCTATAGACAAAGGAACTGATTAGCACTATGAAGGTAAACGGAAGATGCACTGCGTCTGCCTTCACTCCAGACAGCAGTAAAATATATAGCTATTCAAGTAAGTATTCTCTCTAACAGCACTAATCGTAGTTCTGCTTAAATTGTGTAAGTTTTTATAAACCTTTTATAGTTTTACAAAGATAATTAAAGGACTCTTGTGCCAGTATCTGGCCTAAAAATACAACCAAGTGATCAGTCGTTAAAGAATGCAGTTAACTCTTTTAGtatgccttttttaaaaaaaaaagaattaaatactCTATATTTTGTAGTTGTAAATGAGCTAATGGTTGTAATTTAATGGCATTTATTTTACCAAAATAGACAATATGTTCGGTATATATGGTTTCTGTAATCTTCTACTTTATTCTGCAACCAGAGGAAGGTGAAGTTTTCATCTGGgatgtgagaagcagaaagtgTCTACACAAATTTGAAGATGAGGGTTCTTTGGAAGGAAAGTGCATTGCTGTTTCAAAAAATAACCAGTATGTGGCATGTGGGTAAGTGACTTGGATTTGGCAACTTCTTCCTATCTCATTTTGGAGCTCTTCAAGTAAACTTATTGGTGGCTGGTGAGAGTGTGGGAACATGGAATAAGTTTGGTTTAATAAGGTTAGAGTAGAGGCAAATAGATTAATAGACTGGTTTGAGATAGTATTTAATGTGTTCTATGTACATCTGAAATACTATAACGCACTTAATATCTGTATCACTTCTAGTGTATTACTGTTGCCATATATGGGTTTAGCAGTTAATTTTGGGATCATACTGACTGAAATCATGAACTCTGTAGGACAAATATCAATTCAGAGTCTTCCCCCTTTCCTAGTTATCTTTCCAACACTCCTGCAAGATAGCAGGTTAGTGTTGGAAAAGATGCCTCAGCTTAAAGCCACGAGCTTGGAAGTGTTTCTTAAGTATACTTACCGAGATGCAATTTCAGCTTGCGTATCAATTCCTTTAAAAGAGACTAGCAAGCTCTGAAGTGCAGTATGCATTTTCTTAGCCCACTATAGAAGAGGATTTTCAAGTGGActtagtataaaaaaaaatgaaaaagaacttGCAATTATTTTAGAATGTTTTGATACCAAGCTCTCGTTGCTTTCAATTCATGCTGTGTAAGAGATGGGCTTCTCCAGGCTCTTCACAGTTAAATGCATCTGTTTGTAATAATGATAATAAGGTCTCCACTAAATACTGTTATAAGCTCCAAACAAAATATTGCTACAAACTCCAGTAAGTAACTGGAAATCACATTGAATGATGAGTGTAGATAACAAGGtaatatgtatataaatgcTACTGCTTGGTATaatctttaatttcttctttagttCAGCTTCCGGAGTTGTAAATTTATATACTACTGATGTCTGTCTCAAAGAGAACCGTCCTAAACCAGTTAAAGCCATAATGAACCTTGTTACATCTGCTACATGCGTGACCTTCAATCCCACCACGGAAATTTTGGCGGTGGCTTCTCGTGAAGCTGATGAGGCTGTCAAACTGGTATGTTCAGGTTCTTCAGTGCAAGGGGGTTTTTGTATCTTGATCAAAACTGTTCCTGGTGACATAATATAACTGGTCTTGAGCAGGTATGTGTACTGCAGAACTTGCTAGACTGAGCAGATCAGGACATGTACAAGATACTGtacatttttaaggaaataatattttttcttcagggaAGTTGTTCTGAAGATAACGTCTTATGgtccaggttttttttttgtttttcccttttaaaaatgccCTTATTTCAGTGCTGTAAATATACCTCAGCaacaaatctgaattttcaGCTGGTAACTGTAATGGTCTTACTATGTGGTGTTTTTCCCAGCTCATTAAAAATTTTGCCAGCCTTGTCAAAATTCTGCCCAACAGCAGAACTGTTGAATTAATATGAGGGTGTGGAAGCCTATATTTACTTACTTATATGTAATTGCTTAAAAATTAATGAGTTGCAATAACTGGCTTCATAGTGTACTCCCTGTACCTCGTTTCTCTGGTAGAACTACTGTAATAGAGTGGTGTAGGATACGAATATAactgaacatttaaaattaacGTGGACCTTCAATTTTAAATTTGTAGTGTAAATTGAATTTTAGTGGCTTTTTCCTAACGGTTATAACTAATCACCTATTTCTCATCAGGTACACATTCCTTCATATACTGTATTCTCAAACTTCCCGGTGTTCAGAAGAAAGCAGATTTATCTTGCTCAATCTATGGACTTTTCTCCCAGAAGTGGTTTTTTCTCTGTAGCAAATAACAAAGGCAAAGCTTTGTTATTTAGGTACGTACCAAGTAAGGTTCGTTAATTCCAGATAACCTGTTTACGTTCTGTAAGATggggcagattttttttcctctggtgtgGCAAGGGTAAGAAGTGGTAATCACTCAGACaggaatgtttctttttttaaactaagtaACTTTATGTGATACTTGaaaagctttgtatttttactGTGAGATTTTAATGATTTATATAGTCCAACAGGGAGAATTTATAAAAAGACTCCTAAACAAGTCTGTAAAAAAGGGGATAAATCTTGTGATTTGGCCTTTATTTGAATTTGAACTGCATATTCTAATGGCACTTGAAGTAAATCTGGCACATGGGTGATTGCTGTCTTTTGCCACAGCTGTGTTTCAGATGAGCCAAGAATACTCAAAGTGACACTGCTGAATCATTGTTACTTCTTTGTGTTGTTCACTCAACAGGTTACTGAGAAGTTTTTAATTCgtctcaactttttttttgaattttctttagGCTGAAAcattattcagatttttaaaagacacaggAGAAGATGGACCAGTTACTGAGGTAAAAGTTGCACCAGAACTGTTGACAACGTTATCTTGTGGAACGTTACTTTCCTTTTGCTACCTCCGCCACTTTATAGATGGCAACAAGTTCCTCATACTGTGTTATCTGAAGCTGTTCTGCCTGGATCACTCTTGCAGTCGGCTCCACGTGATGGGCAAGAGTCAGAATTGTCTTGTCAGTCTCAGCTTTTCTAACAATACTCTTACAGGGAGTTGGTAGTCCAACTAAATTCTGTTCAGTCCTGTTGACAGCAGTTTTAGAAATcgaaatatatttaaatcagACTCGTAGGCAGTGTTGTTAAAAGCAGCTGTAGGCTGGCAGATACTTGGCTTGATCCCGGTGTGGGTCACGTAAGTGAGCCCACACGAATCTGCATCATTTCAAATTTAGATTACATAAATTACTGAAGTTTGAAGTGTAGCTTGTGCGCAAATATGATTTTGTTGTGCACTTCAACCTCTTATTGGGAAGCTGGAAAGACCTGTAGCCTTGGCAATAATACAGTACTTCTGTTTGACCAAAAAATGTGAATGATTGGAAGCTAAACTCATTCAGACTGGAAGCAGGTACATCCTCTGTGCGTTAAGCTTGCATAAAATTTTGTGATGGCTAAATGTTTGCAAAATACTAACACAAATTTCTTTACCGATCTCTCCCCAGGTGTTGTAACCTACAAGTACGCTGACAAAATTGAACAAGTATTTTATATGCAagttcaaaaatattaatatctgtatttttaaaatattgttccTCAATAAATGTACCTGATAAGTTTCCAGACAAGTTGTTTCAACTCTTTCCAAAGTTTTGTGTAAACACATGACTAACTAGATTTTAATGGTTGGCATTCAAGTTGATGTCTTCTGGAAATGCTTAAATGTCTTTATTACAAGCGTACGAAGCAgtgctgaaacagaaaacattacttTTGTGTAAACTGTAAGCTCTGCTCCGTGTGTTTAGCTCGAGCTTTTCTGTCAGCCAGATTAATTTGAGGCTGGGTtggaaacagcattttcctgaCTGGAGGAGCAAAGTGACCTGAAACCCTGGTGATGTGGGTGGTGCAGTTGAGCCCGGCTTAACGGGCCGGGTGCAGCTTAAAGAGCCTGAACTGAAAAGTGAGAAACGCCACCCGCAGTTGTGCTTCCTGCCTCCTGCGTGTCACAAACAACTGTGTAATGTGGTTTTAATTCTTAAAGGAAGGCCCCATTCTTATCTTTCTTTGAAAGTGAAGTATCTTGAGTGTCACttcatactttatttttaaatcaactgTGCAATTCTCGTACCATTAGGGTCACTGAGCAAGGACCATGTTACAGCTGTTGTTGCTGGTTCTTCATCTCTTGCCAAATATCTCACCTCTGATCACTTTGTTCCTCAACTGGCCACCTCTTTCTAAATGAACAAAAAGTCGACTAGGAATCTGCTACAATAAAACCCCTGCTTTGAGAATAAATTGTGGCTAATACCTCTGTCCACATGAGGGAGCTTTTTGGGCAGGAACATCAAGAGCCAAGGTGCTCCAGTAACCAGTAGTGAAGTCATTAAGCCTTCAGTGAAAGTGGCATTACAAAAAAGGTGCTCTGAGCACGAGAAAATGCTAATTCTAGAACCCTgtcaaaaattttaaatatacgAGCCTATTgttaaattattataatatcgttttaataaaatagaataCTGTGTTTTCTGATGCGATGggtttttaaaatggctttgcCAGTTATTCTTTGTAAAATGAGAACTTGATTTCACAAAttggaggaaaaagcagaatgtgCTCTGGGGGTGTTAAATTGACTTCAGTGTTTAACCTTATTGCAGCGCTAAACCTAAAATAGAGGCCCTACTATGGAAGAGTAAAATTAACTCATAAGCACACTTTATTAAGGTGCTTGCTGCAGGATTCTTCTCTAATGAACAAATCTGGCTGGGACTGAGTTGTTCATTGAATTTCACAAATCTAGATGCTGAAACTGGTTCATGACTTCACTAGAGGGCAGCACTTAATCATGTATTATATTTGGAGGCTGGCGTGCTTCAGTTTATTGTGTGACTGCTGCTGACGGGTGAGACTTTGGTTGTGGTTATTGACACAATCTGGATGACGTGAAGTATCACAAGAAGCTGAGATTTACTGGTGTGTCTGGGCATATTTATTTGCCATGGGATGATTACATTAAATGTCCGTATCACTGCACTCATTCTGAAAAACTGAGCTCTTTGTCAGTTTGCCATGTGTTAAGAGTACTTAAGCTTCTGACCTATTTAAAACCTCTTTgtgtttaattccttttttccaagcatggcttttttttctggcattgCGAAGCTGAAGttcttttaatgaattatttctctgcttttcctctccttctatTCTCCttggcaaaataaattttattgaTGTAGCCCATTAAATATTTATCACCGCAGCCTTTCCCCTTCAGGCTGTGATCTTGTCCAATTTTGCAAGCTAAAGAGAATGAGTCTGGTTAGTGCTTAGAAAGGAAagctccaagaaaaaaaaaacgtgGCTAGATATTAAAGTAACACTGGTTATTTGGAAGATTATTGGGTTTGCTACTACATCTGCCTTGAATCTGCTGTTTGACCCTGCTCCTCTTTGAGAGCTGTTTATGGTGCAAGCAGTTTAGCAAATTCTTAATGaactgaatgattttttttttttttctcccatttctcaTTCAGTATCCGGGATTGCTACtctcaaaattatttggaaactTACAGCTCTGTGAATCTCTTGCATGTTGAACTGTTTCAGCCGCTACATGATTTTTCCGAATGCTGATCACACCTTGGAAAGAAGCTGCTTTCTCACCCAAAGACGTTTCTCAAAGTATTTGAAGGCTTCTAGTGATCCTCTAAATCCCTTTTTATGCTCTGATTTGTAAGATCTAGGGGGAAGATACAGAGCTTTTCTGGAGGGTGTCTGAAATGAGTCTGTCCAGGATAAAATCCTCAGTTCCTGCTGCCCGTACCCCCAGGAGCCGGCTGGGATCGCGAGCACCGTCCCTCCCTCCTGCGCTGAATTCTACTGCATTTGTGTTGCGTTTCCTTTGGTACAACCAGCAGCAGCGATGTGCTGGGCACAAAATGGCACATTACTGGCACTGTTTGGATTGATTGTCTTAAAAACTGGAGACCAATGATTGCTTGTTCCGGAACAAAACGTCTCTTGGGTGCTCCGATGTTTTTGTCCCATGTTTGTGTCACAGTGCGATGGCAATACAGTCTAATCTGGTTTGGGACACTTCCATTGAGGCAGTCTGCAGCTGTGGGTTTTCTTCCAATGATTAAAACTGTGCAAGTTATACATCTTATTAAACTACTGTGAGACTCCTTAGCCTGAATGAAATCTTACAAGCTGATCAGACACTTCGAAATGGCTGCAATATGATTTGGTTTTCATAATAGGTAGTGCAAAATGTGCCTGAGATCTCAGGCTTCATAGTGTTATATTTTGCACAGAAGGTTGCCTGCTGAATGAGACTTCCATTTTGGATGTGCAATATCAAATGTTTTATTATACTTAAACAGATGGGAGGAAGAGTTAAAGCCGAGGGGAATTTGGAAACGTGATGC
This window encodes:
- the UTP18 gene encoding U3 small nucleolar RNA-associated protein 18 homolog; its protein translation is MGVVAEAPRMGPAAAGATPKKKTKKITKKITKKTTKKITKKTMKQITKKTMKQLQPRAEAAAAQQAAEESARRARHLSALSRPSGPERELEELVFGDSLNVEEDELLQRLAGPQRREAAERSLRRDSSDSEVENEAKGELLPKKPAWVDEDDEAEENVDMTHKYRKDFMKSDAEKVLTKKKLKRRLEEQFQQAMGGVPAWADLENRKKSKGPASDGESDEDNDLLCRTGNFISNSESLPRGILKMSTCLPANQERFANGKLVTVQFHPSAQVVMTAGHDRSVSLFQVDGIRNPKIQSIYLESFPIYKACFSVDGEQVIATGTHHKMFFVYDMMSGSIIPIEKVRGVEERFLKNFEVSPDGSFMLLTGTSGYLHLLSMKTKELISTMKVNGRCTASAFTPDSSKIYSYSKEGEVFIWDVRSRKCLHKFEDEGSLEGKCIAVSKNNQYVACGSASGVVNLYTTDVCLKENRPKPVKAIMNLVTSATCVTFNPTTEILAVASREADEAVKLVHIPSYTVFSNFPVFRRKQIYLAQSMDFSPRSGFFSVANNKGKALLFRLKHYSDF